The DNA region GCAAAATGAAGATTGAAAATAGCGAAATCAACGCCGGTTCAACTTATCGATACCGACGTCCGCGTCGTCGCCCGCTTGTTGGGCCGACGGGTTCGTGTATTCTTGATTCTCTGGTTATCCAAAATCAAGGAGTTCGGTGGTCTCGTCGTAATCGTACTTCCAATCCCGTGAAAAGAGTTACTTTTCGTAAGTATCCCTTAGCTATCAGACTTTCAAATATTGCTTTTCATTAATGGGCTGCTCttgtcgatttcgacgttgttgtatatatctccaaatatcgaagtctaTGTATCTCGAATGCTAAAAGGGCTTAAACCTTTCGGTTAGACATTTTTTACTCGATATTTTCACCTGAATTTTGTTACTCGGTGGTTTTTAGACTCGCTGATCACGATTTTGAAGTCAGGATCCGATCATTTCTAAATCCAAGATgccggatccaatatggctgATGTAAAGTCTAGAAATACTATCAAAATTCATGATTCTCGCCGAAACTTGTTACTCCGGAGTTTTTGGTGTTAGACGAAGTAACAAAGATCATTTCAAGTTGTAAATAAACTGCGATAAGGCTAGgacatggaaatttttgaggtgCTACGTTGAGCATCCAACGgcgactgacaatgagaggaTTAATCCCtgtctttttctcctcttgtTTTGTTTCAACATCATTTCAGTTTTACTATAATTCGCTAGGACAACTTCCTCCTTATCGCTGCGGACGAATACTCCTTCATTACATTCAAAATTCTTCGGTTATAGACTTCGCGCGGACAATGTATTGTGATTTATTTGCGGATTCTAGTGTCAACGTTACGATCGGTGTTGTTTGATCTCAATATTGACATACATCGATacgtacattatatacatataccgcgAGGATATGGTGAAGCGGGCCAACTCGTCGACCGATACGAGGTGACTCCGTGTATTGTATTAACCATTACGGAATGGCCTTTTCTCATCTCGAAGAGAGTGAAGTTCGTAACGTTAATGTAATGATtacatttttggaaaaatcgttattttgcaACTGTAAGATCGTctttaattgaataatatattttttaaaagcaCAGTGTATTCAGATTTTAGGAATTAAACTCTTTTTTCAAGTCTTCCTAAGTTTTGAAAAcatcaattttcgaaacaatGATTTTAGTTCCCATATTTCGTTACATTAACCGTACTAACTTCAATCTGGTTCGTCACGAGATTGTGAGCTATCCGCTTTACTGATTCGCCAACTTGAGGacagtttttttaaactcaattAGGTATTTCGATCTGGCTGCAATTTGAGTGATTTAGAACGTTCTCAAATTTATAGGCCTTTGTACGTCGACCGTTTACGAGTCGATTGAATCTTTgtcttcgaattttttgtacTTCTTTTCGGATAAAACATAACTTGATATGTTTTTCTGTGTAAGAAAATCTGATCTCTTCgaacatgaaatatatttgaagGCATGGGATATTTTGGAACTGCCAACAACATATATATTTCTAGACATTTTCAGTCTTGCATATGCAaggagagtaaaaataaattgtttttatctttCCGTTTAATAAAATGGACATTTTTTAGTAtatcctaaaattttttgggTCGCATGAAAATGGGATCATATTTATAATCGATATAAATATTCCAGGGATATAGAATATCATCAGAAAATTCGAGATCCGTGGCATATTAATACCGATTTTATCTAAGAACCCATTTTAATCCCACTATGAAAATGTTAGCATGCCCTTCAAAATATCTacttcaaacaaaaaaatgaaaacaatttatttcctGACATCATTTCTGCCTGAAACAACGAAGATTCAGAATATTAACATTCGGCATAGCATGTAAAATGTCTCTATTTGCAGCTTCCTTCCATTTCCAAAGCGTAAGCGGTTGGTAACATTCAAAAGAATCGTaattttactcggtcggtaaagactgaTTATGGCATAGCtttgaaaaccaaaaattggACGATTTTCATAACCGAGTGTACTCTACGAGGTACCGAATTACAGACAGAGCGCATATTTTTCCCTTAAAAACTGGCGCATACCTTAAATTTTGCAATCTTTTGGGCACTGGTTGTACACCTTTTCGAAAGCAATACTGTCACACATATGATTGGTCTGATACGTGTAATTGTTGACACATCCAtgtgactgaaaaaattacagctgAAGACCCAAGACTTATTTGTACACATCTCATATATCATGCATGCCAGGgtttaacaataatttcagAATCAGAATAAGTATATTAATTTGAAGCTCAAGATTCTTtacttttgtcatttttaaggTCCTTGCTGTGAAATAAAACTATTCACACAAATTGTAACTAGATAATTCATTTCACATAATTTATTGTGCGATTTTCCATACCTGGTAATaagaattgataataataagaattatatatgtgtttattgtttatatatgtataataaattgaagcttatgaattgaaattcatacGCTTCAGTTTTCGGAATgatattcaaaattcgaaatatctTTGTTGCAGGAGATGGAGCGATAATATCGATGTCTGTGGCAGGCGAAGTGACTGACACTTCTATTGTAGAAGTGGGCAGGTCTCGACCTCAGTTTCAATATACCCGGGTAAGCGAAACATTTATTGCTATTAATTTCAGGTGATACTTAGATCTTTCACTAATTTAATTGATGATGTAATAATCATTGTGACTTTCCATCCATAGGAGGAACTGATGGAGATGAAAACTCAACCTTTATCCAAGCGTAGGCCAGATTGCTTGGATACCGCATACAATAAGTGCGtctatatttgtatattctttatttattgaaattcgataattatttggtatatttgatatatttaaaCTACAATTGTTTTTCCATACAGTTCGCGAGGCGTTTGGGACCCTGAGCGTTGGCATCTTGATAGAAAGCGAAGTGAAACTCCCCCTGACGATGAGAGAAATGGACGCGGGGATCAAGTGATCGAAAATCATAGTAAACGTCGCAGTGGTGATTTTCGGGAACGAATCCGTAAAGAGTCGGATGGCATAGTACTGAGTCCTCAGCGCCGAAATTTTAACTCTGGATGCTTTGTCAATGTAAGCCAGCTGCCAACCCGGTGTCCAGAGAGCCCGATTAGCAAACCAGAGGCGAGTAAATGGGAATTGTGGGTCAGAATAATATTCAGggtgtatatgcatatattttacataaaaattctcatgcgaaatatattttataaatacattgataaatgaatatttttatgtatacagCAGGTTGGGCATCGAGAACAAGTGCGGCGTATAGGATCTGGTCGCATACTAACGCGCGACGTCTGGGACTTTAGACCTGATACGGAGAAACTTGAGCCCGATCGTCCAGAATTTAGCTTCAGATCTGGAGCATCGGGTGGAGCTCCACTTCGAGACAGAGATGTCAGGGATGTTCGCGATGTGGGAAGGGATCGCGAAGGACTTAGAGACAGGGACCGAGATCGTGATAATATGAGGGAACGAGACGAAAGATTTGAAAGGCGTTCGTTTACCAGAGACTTTGGTGATCGTGACCGAGATCGCGATCGCGACCGGATGGACAGAAGCGATCGACACGATCGCGGTCATCCGATGGATCGCGACAAGGATCGTGGTCGCGATAGAAGGTTTGGAAATGACCGAAGGCGAACTTACAGCGATAATAGAGAAGCCGACGAACCAGAATGGTTTAGTTCTGGACCAACGTCCCAGCACGACACCATCGAACTTCGTGGTTTCGAAGATATCCCCGAAGATAAAgcgctcaataataataacatgaaAGGTAAAAAGCAGTCACCGGCTCAGAAGAaacgaaacaagaaaaactCGTTGGACAAAGATGAGAAACAAAATGATAACGCCACCGGACCCAAGGGACGGAGCACACCCACGCCAACCGATCAGCCAGCGAATTTAGCTCCGGCTCCACACTcgccgatatctgaacaaaATGATCTCTTGTCTTCCCCCGATTCTAGAGAGAAGCCTGATGCAGGGCAGAACTCAGTCGCAGCACCAAAATCGGCCAATGACAGCACAGACGCTAACATGGTACAGACTAATAACCATCCAGATTTTAATCTCGATGATTTTCTCAAGTCTGACACGTTCCCTGGAGTTCATGGTCTATTGACTGTAAGtttattcatgtttttatcatataaaacataaaataGAAAACCTTAAACTGAGTGACAAAACTGGATTATTTGTGAAATGAATTTACATCAGCCATCATTGTTCTGTTCAATATTTTCCTGTAATGTGCAAGTAATAAGTAACTGGAATAATACATTCTTTGATTTTATGTTAGAATGGCGTTGGATCGAGCAGTGGAACCGGATCACGTTTTAGCCAATGGTTCAAGAGGGAAAGTCCAGTCCAACAAATAGACAGCCAACGAGCTTCAATACAGGATGAACTACTAAATAATTTGCTCAATGATATTACTGAACCAAATATTCAAATCCCTTCTGTCACAGAGTCCAATACCCACTTCGCCCCCATTTCGCCAGCCAACACAACTAATAATACAACCTCAACAACCGGAGTTAAACTCCTCGAAATGTTGCAAAGAGGTAACAAGCCGATTCAAAATGGCCAAGGTGATGCTGCCAACACTGGTGTACcactgatgaaaaattcttctctcAAAGATATGGGTAAGACAGAGGATCCAGATTTCAAGTCGtatcatttcatatttattccgTATATCCACATAAGCCAGGATAATAATCACAAAGTTGTTGCTTTAACTTTAATAACACTTTCATGTATGAAATATCCCAATTCAAAGCTTCGAATCATTGGTTCTCGAGTGAATTGATGCTATTGATTGATTATTAGATCTTTTTCGTTACAGGCCTATCACAGTAGTTCAATTCTacattttgaacaaattatcTAACTTGCCTACATATACTAATTGTACATCTGTGACTGGCAGAGGTTGGCGGAAAGGTTGTGCACAGCTTGGAGGAATTGGAAGCCCGCATGAGGGGAAATACAGCTCCACCGTCAACGGTTGTTGAACCGCCAAGAGTGACTAAAAGCGACGAAGATCTCTCTGCTTTCAAGAAATTGGTGAATATACACTCGATTATGTACAATACTAAACGCTATAAAGTGTATGCCTATATCAACAATTTACTCTTACGTTCAGTTGGCTCAAGTCACTGGTGGACAAGCTGTTCCGGCGGCAAATGGTCCGATCTCACAAAAATCTCAACCTATCACGCTAATGCAGGTGCGTAAATAAACCCTGATAAATTGTAAGTTCTGTAGTCACATTTATGTAAGCAAAATGTATAATGGTATTATTCTACGATTGtacttgtatgtatatattggaTGGAATCTTTCCtgagaaatattaaaacatcGTAAAATTgtctttttaaaattctcagttaTTGAACAAAACACAGCAGCACGTTGCTCAACAACAGCAACTTGCCGAACAAATGCATCCACCGAATTTCAATCACGCTGGACCTCTTGGCCCAACACAGCATCCTCACCAAGCCCAAATGCAGCATGAGAATTTGCTCAAGGTATTGCAGATCCAGGTTAGTACACTTTTGATTTCTATGACAGATGAACTTTTGTTTTCTCAGTCTTTGCCTCATACTACGGAGCAAAGGTAAATTTAATAGTTGCAGTATATTCGAACGTGTcgaaattcataaattttttcagcaacaacaaaaacagaGACAGCAACAGCAGAGCGATATGTTGTCCATGATGATGGGAGGTCAGCGCATGCTCGGCATGAGTCCATTGCCTCCTGACATGCAAATGATGGTTAATAACGCACCGTCCAGCAGGGAACTCTTGCAACGACCAGAGGCTCAGGCAATCATACAAGGCTTGCAGCAGGGTGAAATCACTCAGCAACATCTGGTTCAACAACTGCAGGTAATTGTTTCAAGTTCGATTCGAAAGGTAGTTATTTAAAGGTAACATGGCGTATACAAATAgacggttgaaaaatttggtgaaGTATTAGAATTTATGTCTCAATCACTACTTACCTATATGTTCAATTCATTGAGgtttgtttcattcaaaatcatGTAGATTGAgctttgtataaatattatttatttcttttttttttttatcagaatcaATTGATAGTACGTATTGTTACTGACAATAATGTCAACCATTTCATTCAGTGACATGCTTTGCAGTAACCAAGATATCTCAAGGACGGCTGAATTGatttacttcaattttaaCACACTATTCTTTGATAGTTCTTTGAATAaacaatcaaatttcaaattcaaatggtCACCCTTTTGTTGAAATCAAATCAAACGTTGTTAAAGTGGATAAACTATCcaggaatattattatttccaagTTTAAAGTAAATTGGTCGAGTCATTTTGCGATTATCGTATGTACAGAAAAACGTCATCAAAGAAAATAGTTTACATGATTGTCAAGAACAATTCTTCGCGttaattcattttaatatAACAAACATTTAAACGAAACTGGATCTATATGCAtgcttttgaataaaaagaaacctaatttaattgaataattggttTGCAAAATATTCCTTTGTAAAATTGACCCACTTTCTCAGCTGACTAATCGTAGATGAGCACTTATAACAGATATTTACACACTTGATGATTTCTGAAAGTTATATAACTGTAAAGCCCTGGCTCATCATTGGGAGGCATCTaatctataaatattttcctttcattcgctaacactttttctaatttaaagAATCCTGCAATGCAGCATCGTCATCGAGAAGTCTTGGTTAACATACTTAAGATGTACAGTGGCGCTACACCCCGAACTGTTAGTCCCCATCCAAGTGCGCCTACGCCTCAAGATCACATACTACAGCAGATGCTCTaccagcaacaacagcagcagcaacaacagcaacaacaaaaaagaatTCCGTCACCACTGAACAATGGTGagttttatacattattaaGCTTACATTAATAAACTTCCACGATATTGCGTTACGTGGTTTTTTCCTTGTTTCTTCTACAAGTTATATAGTCGAAATTGTCTTTTAttgcataaaataatttatggaCGCGCTGCCCTCTGCGGGAGTGATTTATACGATTGTAATTTATTCGGTGTCGTATTTGTGGAAAAAGGGTAACCTTATGATTCGTAAGCGAAGGAAATATTGCAACTGTGTGAATAATACTATAGGAAAGTTAGGAGATATTTTGCAATTGGCGATGTGTTTTTCAGTGATTGTTTTTGTAAAGAGAAAACTTGGAATCTTAGATCTAGCGACAGCTGTGTAAGTAACACTACAACAAGTTAGAATACAGTAAGATCTGCAATGTCGAAGTAAATGGGTAATAGGCAAGTTGCCATTACTATTGAAATAGTGACAAAACTTAGGCCGACAT from Diprion similis isolate iyDipSimi1 chromosome 3, iyDipSimi1.1, whole genome shotgun sequence includes:
- the LOC124404072 gene encoding eukaryotic translation initiation factor 4E transporter-like isoform X4; the encoded protein is MKIENSEINAGSTYRYRRPRRRPLVGPTGSCILDSLVIQNQGVRWSRRNRTSNPVKRVTFRDGAIISMSVAGEVTDTSIVEVGRSRPQFQYTREELMEMKTQPLSKRRPDCLDTAYNNSRGVWDPERWHLDRKRSETPPDDERNGRGDQVIENHSKRRSGDFRERIRKESDGIVLSPQRRNFNSGCFVNVSQLPTRCPESPISKPEQVGHREQVRRIGSGRILTRDVWDFRPDTEKLEPDRPEFSFRSGASGGAPLRDRDVRDVRDVGRDREGLRDRDRDRDNMRERDERFERRSFTRDFGDRDRDRDRDRMDRSDRHDRGHPMDRDKDRGRDRRFGNDRRRTYSDNREADEPEWFSSGPTSQHDTIELRGFEDIPEDKALNNNNMKGKKQSPAQKKRNKKNSLDKDEKQNDNATGPKGRSTPTPTDQPANLAPAPHSPISEQNDLLSSPDSREKPDAGQNSVAAPKSANDSTDANMVQTNNHPDFNLDDFLKSDTFPGVHGLLTNGVGSSSGTGSRFSQWFKRESPVQQIDSQRASIQDELLNNLLNDITEPNIQIPSVTESNTHFAPISPANTTNNTTSTTGVKLLEMLQRGNKPIQNGQGDAANTGVPLMKNSSLKDMEVGGKVVHSLEELEARMRGNTAPPSTVVEPPRVTKSDEDLSAFKKLLAQVTGGQAVPAANGPISQKSQPITLMQLLNKTQQHVAQQQQLAEQMHPPNFNHAGPLGPTQHPHQAQMQHENLLKVLQIQQQQKQRQQQQSDMLSMMMGGQRMLGMSPLPPDMQMMVNNAPSSRELLQRPEAQAIIQGLQQGEITQQHLVQQLQNPAMQHRHREVLVNILKMYSGATPRTVSPHPSAPTPQDHILQQMLYQQQQQQQQQQQQKRIPSPLNNGRPIVKGGGGNQFQYSGNADYQQQQQQQQQQQQQQQQQQQQRQQQQQQQRAAVGAYGNLARSKHTMASPLSHVPNPAQFNLPPNSIIGQRSSSVNNQLKQSQQVQSHLSSIQQQRTVNPQLQQLVMNQNYNSARTDGRAMQSQPLNIPVGRQPSPGLGFMGSNGGDLSPTSNQLARWFSPELLAQARAGKLPELGQTNVVSLEELERLQHASTTVHN
- the LOC124404072 gene encoding eukaryotic translation initiation factor 4E transporter-like isoform X1, translated to MKIENSEINAGSTYRYRRPRRRPLVGPTGSCILDSLVIQNQGVRWSRRNRTSNPVKRVTFRDGAIISMSVAGEVTDTSIVEVGRSRPQFQYTREELMEMKTQPLSKRRPDCLDTAYNNSRGVWDPERWHLDRKRSETPPDDERNGRGDQVIENHSKRRSGDFRERIRKESDGIVLSPQRRNFNSGCFVNVSQLPTRCPESPISKPEQVGHREQVRRIGSGRILTRDVWDFRPDTEKLEPDRPEFSFRSGASGGAPLRDRDVRDVRDVGRDREGLRDRDRDRDNMRERDERFERRSFTRDFGDRDRDRDRDRMDRSDRHDRGHPMDRDKDRGRDRRFGNDRRRTYSDNREADEPEWFSSGPTSQHDTIELRGFEDIPEDKALNNNNMKGKKQSPAQKKRNKKNSLDKDEKQNDNATGPKGRSTPTPTDQPANLAPAPHSPISEQNDLLSSPDSREKPDAGQNSVAAPKSANDSTDANMVQTNNHPDFNLDDFLKSDTFPGVHGLLTNGVGSSSGTGSRFSQWFKRESPVQQIDSQRASIQDELLNNLLNDITEPNIQIPSVTESNTHFAPISPANTTNNTTSTTGVKLLEMLQRGNKPIQNGQGDAANTGVPLMKNSSLKDMEVGGKVVHSLEELEARMRGNTAPPSTVVEPPRVTKSDEDLSAFKKLLAQVTGGQAVPAANGPISQKSQPITLMQLLNKTQQHVAQQQQLAEQMHPPNFNHAGPLGPTQHPHQAQMQHENLLKVLQIQQQQKQRQQQQSDMLSMMMGGQRMLGMSPLPPDMQMMVNNAPSSRELLQRPEAQAIIQGLQQGEITQQHLVQQLQNPAMQHRHREVLVNILKMYSGATPRTVSPHPSAPTPQDHILQQMLYQQQQQQQQQQQQKRIPSPLNNVIPHRVPSPRELVMHTQSIIQNALIKKKLEEQRENFRKRQEQQQQQQQQQQSQRTISPINSPAKQQLSPTPLAFTPTSVLRKMTAEKEPEGNSDPTKMGSQAQVSHMQQVQSAVQLIAQGVISRHSTLRPQPVQPTWSAPTVKQHPGRPIVKGGGGNQFQYSGNADYQQQQQQQQQQQQQQQQQQQQRQQQQQQQRAAVGAYGNLARSKHTMASPLSHVPNPAQFNLPPNSIIGQRSSSVNNQLKQSQQVQSHLSSIQQQRTVNPQLQQLVMNQNYNSARTDGRAMQSQPLNIPVGRQPSPGLGFMGSNGGDLSPTSNQLARWFSPELLAQARAGKLPELGQTNVVSLEELERLQHASTTVHN
- the LOC124404072 gene encoding eukaryotic translation initiation factor 4E transporter-like isoform X2, whose translation is MSTESVSSDRQQPDAKTEGDGAIISMSVAGEVTDTSIVEVGRSRPQFQYTREELMEMKTQPLSKRRPDCLDTAYNNSRGVWDPERWHLDRKRSETPPDDERNGRGDQVIENHSKRRSGDFRERIRKESDGIVLSPQRRNFNSGCFVNVSQLPTRCPESPISKPEQVGHREQVRRIGSGRILTRDVWDFRPDTEKLEPDRPEFSFRSGASGGAPLRDRDVRDVRDVGRDREGLRDRDRDRDNMRERDERFERRSFTRDFGDRDRDRDRDRMDRSDRHDRGHPMDRDKDRGRDRRFGNDRRRTYSDNREADEPEWFSSGPTSQHDTIELRGFEDIPEDKALNNNNMKGKKQSPAQKKRNKKNSLDKDEKQNDNATGPKGRSTPTPTDQPANLAPAPHSPISEQNDLLSSPDSREKPDAGQNSVAAPKSANDSTDANMVQTNNHPDFNLDDFLKSDTFPGVHGLLTNGVGSSSGTGSRFSQWFKRESPVQQIDSQRASIQDELLNNLLNDITEPNIQIPSVTESNTHFAPISPANTTNNTTSTTGVKLLEMLQRGNKPIQNGQGDAANTGVPLMKNSSLKDMEVGGKVVHSLEELEARMRGNTAPPSTVVEPPRVTKSDEDLSAFKKLLAQVTGGQAVPAANGPISQKSQPITLMQLLNKTQQHVAQQQQLAEQMHPPNFNHAGPLGPTQHPHQAQMQHENLLKVLQIQQQQKQRQQQQSDMLSMMMGGQRMLGMSPLPPDMQMMVNNAPSSRELLQRPEAQAIIQGLQQGEITQQHLVQQLQNPAMQHRHREVLVNILKMYSGATPRTVSPHPSAPTPQDHILQQMLYQQQQQQQQQQQQKRIPSPLNNAYCPPPIISPNLAASPNTLTVQHPVIPHRVPSPRELVMHTQSIIQNALIKKKLEEQRENFRKRQEQQQQQQQQQQSQRTISPINSPAKQQLSPTPLAFTPTSVLRKMTAEKEPEGNSDPTKMGSQAQVSHMQQVQSAVQLIAQGVISRHSTLRPQPVQPTWSAPTVKQHPGRPIVKGGGGNQFQYSGNADYQQQQQQQQQQQQQQQQQQQQRQQQQQQQRAAVGAYGNLARSKHTMASPLSHVPNPAQFNLPPNSIIGQRSSSVNNQLKQSQQVQSHLSSIQQQRTVNPQLQQLVMNQNYNSARTDGRAMQSQPLNIPVGRQPSPGLGFMGSNGGDLSPTSNQLARWFSPELLAQARAGKLPELGQTNVVSLEELERLQHASTTVHN
- the LOC124404072 gene encoding eukaryotic translation initiation factor 4E transporter-like isoform X3, with the protein product MSTESVSSDRQQPDAKTEGDGAIISMSVAGEVTDTSIVEVGRSRPQFQYTREELMEMKTQPLSKRRPDCLDTAYNNSRGVWDPERWHLDRKRSETPPDDERNGRGDQVIENHSKRRSGDFRERIRKESDGIVLSPQRRNFNSGCFVNVSQLPTRCPESPISKPEVGHREQVRRIGSGRILTRDVWDFRPDTEKLEPDRPEFSFRSGASGGAPLRDRDVRDVRDVGRDREGLRDRDRDRDNMRERDERFERRSFTRDFGDRDRDRDRDRMDRSDRHDRGHPMDRDKDRGRDRRFGNDRRRTYSDNREADEPEWFSSGPTSQHDTIELRGFEDIPEDKALNNNNMKGKKQSPAQKKRNKKNSLDKDEKQNDNATGPKGRSTPTPTDQPANLAPAPHSPISEQNDLLSSPDSREKPDAGQNSVAAPKSANDSTDANMVQTNNHPDFNLDDFLKSDTFPGVHGLLTNGVGSSSGTGSRFSQWFKRESPVQQIDSQRASIQDELLNNLLNDITEPNIQIPSVTESNTHFAPISPANTTNNTTSTTGVKLLEMLQRGNKPIQNGQGDAANTGVPLMKNSSLKDMEVGGKVVHSLEELEARMRGNTAPPSTVVEPPRVTKSDEDLSAFKKLLAQVTGGQAVPAANGPISQKSQPITLMQLLNKTQQHVAQQQQLAEQMHPPNFNHAGPLGPTQHPHQAQMQHENLLKVLQIQQQQKQRQQQQSDMLSMMMGGQRMLGMSPLPPDMQMMVNNAPSSRELLQRPEAQAIIQGLQQGEITQQHLVQQLQNPAMQHRHREVLVNILKMYSGATPRTVSPHPSAPTPQDHILQQMLYQQQQQQQQQQQQKRIPSPLNNAYCPPPIISPNLAASPNTLTVQHPVIPHRVPSPRELVMHTQSIIQNALIKKKLEEQRENFRKRQEQQQQQQQQQQSQRTISPINSPAKQQLSPTPLAFTPTSVLRKMTAEKEPEGNSDPTKMGSQAQVSHMQQVQSAVQLIAQGVISRHSTLRPQPVQPTWSAPTVKQHPGRPIVKGGGGNQFQYSGNADYQQQQQQQQQQQQQQQQQQQQRQQQQQQQRAAVGAYGNLARSKHTMASPLSHVPNPAQFNLPPNSIIGQRSSSVNNQLKQSQQVQSHLSSIQQQRTVNPQLQQLVMNQNYNSARTDGRAMQSQPLNIPVGRQPSPGLGFMGSNGGDLSPTSNQLARWFSPELLAQARAGKLPELGQTNVVSLEELERLQHASTTVHN